A portion of the Lathamus discolor isolate bLatDis1 chromosome 5, bLatDis1.hap1, whole genome shotgun sequence genome contains these proteins:
- the LOC136014909 gene encoding uncharacterized protein LOC136014909 isoform X2 — protein MKSDKEVVTLLGFDDFVNMVLEDVTEFEIAPEGRRITKLDQILLNGNNITMERLTDDGIDGDSGEDAGEDASTMQMQVKMQYNTEAWIHGFCLVLYHNDTRIDSTTRSSCKVGMLYSALRCMGIVPPKHAHPGSFFLYIYSLAPIHIPLRILSPLRIMMS, from the exons ATGAAGAGTGACAAAGAAGTTGTAACGCTTCTAGGATTTGATGACTTTGTCA ATATGGTGTTAGAAGATGTTACAGAATT CGAGATTGCACCTGAGGGCAGAAGAATCACAAAACTAGACCAGATTTTGTTAAATGGAAATAACATAACAATG gaacgACTTACGgatgatgggattgatggagacagtggagaagatgcaggtgaagatgCCAGTACAATGCAGATGCAGGTGAAGATGCAATACAATACAGAAGCCTGGATTCATGGCTTCTGCTTGGTCCTTTATCACaatgatacgcggattgactccacaactcgttcaagttgtaaagtaggtatgctttattcagcgctgaggtgcatggggatcgttcctccaaagcatgcacacccagggtcgtttttcctttacatttattccctagCGCCTATACATATCCCCCTTCGTattctgtccccgcttcgtattatgatgagctag
- the LOC136014909 gene encoding U6 snRNA-associated Sm-like protein LSm5 isoform X3 has translation MINRENSSVGDPPAWIKLHDACASARLLLGDPLFELVDKRIGSCIRIVMKSDKEVVTLLGFDDFVNMVLEDVTEFEIAPEGRRITKLDQILLNGNNITMLVPGGEGPDV, from the exons ATGATTAacagggaaaacagcagtgtCGGTGATCCTCCAGCATGGATCAAGCTCCATGATGCCTGTGCCTCTGCCCGGCTTCTGCTAGGAGATCCTCTGTTTG agctTGTGGATAAACGCATAGGCTCCTGCATTCGTATTGTGATGAAGAGTGACAAAGAAGTTGTAACGCTTCTAGGATTTGATGACTTTGTCA ATATGGTGTTAGAAGATGTTACAGAATT CGAGATTGCACCTGAGGGCAGAAGAATCACAAAACTAGACCAGATTTTGTTAAATGGAAATAACATAACAATG CTGgttcctggaggagaaggaccCGACGTATAA
- the LOC136014909 gene encoding uncharacterized protein LOC136014909 isoform X1, with the protein MINRENSSVGDPPAWIKLHDACASARLLLGDPLFELVDKRIGSCIRIVMKSDKEVVTLLGFDDFVNMVLEDVTEFEIAPEGRRITKLDQILLNGNNITMERLTDDGIDGDSGEDAGEDASTMQMQVKMQYNTEAWIHGFCLVLYHNDTRIDSTTRSSCKVGMLYSALRCMGIVPPKHAHPGSFFLYIYSLAPIHIPLRILSPLRIMMS; encoded by the exons ATGATTAacagggaaaacagcagtgtCGGTGATCCTCCAGCATGGATCAAGCTCCATGATGCCTGTGCCTCTGCCCGGCTTCTGCTAGGAGATCCTCTGTTTG agctTGTGGATAAACGCATAGGCTCCTGCATTCGTATTGTGATGAAGAGTGACAAAGAAGTTGTAACGCTTCTAGGATTTGATGACTTTGTCA ATATGGTGTTAGAAGATGTTACAGAATT CGAGATTGCACCTGAGGGCAGAAGAATCACAAAACTAGACCAGATTTTGTTAAATGGAAATAACATAACAATG gaacgACTTACGgatgatgggattgatggagacagtggagaagatgcaggtgaagatgCCAGTACAATGCAGATGCAGGTGAAGATGCAATACAATACAGAAGCCTGGATTCATGGCTTCTGCTTGGTCCTTTATCACaatgatacgcggattgactccacaactcgttcaagttgtaaagtaggtatgctttattcagcgctgaggtgcatggggatcgttcctccaaagcatgcacacccagggtcgtttttcctttacatttattccctagCGCCTATACATATCCCCCTTCGTattctgtccccgcttcgtattatgatgagctag